The genomic DNA CCGATAGCAACGTGGACTTGCCGATACCGGCCTCACCGTCGACGACAAGCGCTGCGCCACTTGTAGAGATCGCGGCGAGCGTGTCGGTGACGCTCGACAACTCGGTTGACCGACCGATTATCACCGTTGCCAAGCTAGCAGCCTGAATTGGCATTGCCAACCCAGGTATGGTGTGAGGATGCGCACCGACCCGTGGTCCGACGACGCCTGCCCGATAGCCCGCACGATGGCGGTGCTGGGGCAGCGGTGGGCCATCCTGATCGTCCGCGAGGCATTGCTGGGGCGGTCCCGGTTCTCCGAATTCCGCGAGCAGCTCGGGGTGGCCTCCGATGTACTCAGCGCGCGGCTGGCCGAGTTGGTGGCCGCCGGCATCCTGGAGGTCGAGGATTATCGGGAGCCCGGCGAGCGCACGCGCAGTCGCTACGTGCTCACCGACGCCGGACATGATCTGGTGACAGTGCTCGCCGCGATGGGGCAGTGGGGTCGCAAACACCGGGTCACCAACAAGCGCAGCGGCTACCGGTTCATCGAGAAATCCACCGGCGAGCATGCACTGGTGGTCTTCCGTCGGCACGACGGCATCGCTGTACCTACCCGTGACGTGACACTCATCGACTCGCTCAACTCCGAATGAAGTCCAGCAGATCGCGATTCAGCTGCTGCTGATAGTCGCCGTGAATACCGTGGGGGGCGCCCGGATACACCCGTAGGGTGCCGTACCGCACCAGCTCGATCGATTTCGACGCCGCATCGTGGATCGGGACGATCTGATCGTCGTCGCCGTGGGCGATCAGGATCGGCGCTTCGAGGGCCCGCAGATCCGCGGTCAGGTCGGTTTCCGAGAACGCCTTGACGCAGTCGTACGCCGATGCGAGTCCCGCCTGCATGCCTTGGAGCCAGAAATGGTCGATCAGTCCCTGGGAGACGGTGGCACCGTCTCGGTTGAAACCGTAGAACGCCACCGCGAGTTCCCGCCAGTACCCGGATCGGTTGTCCAGTACGCGGGCCCGGATGTCGTCGAACACCGACAGTGGTGTGCCTTCGGGGTTTTCTGCTGATGCCACCATCACCGGTGGCACCGCGCCGACCGTGATCACCTTGCGCACCCGACCGGCGCCGTGGCGTGCCGCGTACCGCACCACCTCGCCACCTCCGGTGGAATGCCCCACAACGACGACGTCGGACAATCGGAGTCCGTTGATCAGCGCCGCCAGGTCTGCGGCGTAGGTGTCCATATCGTTGCCAGACCACGTCTGCTCGGACCGGCCGTGCCCCCGACGGTCGTGGGCGATGGCACGGAAACCGTTGTCGGCGAGGAGTTTCAGCTCCACATCCCACGCGTCGGCGCTGAGCGGCCAGCCATGACTGAAGACCACCGCCGGCCCGGCTCCCCAGTCCTTGTAGTACAGCTGCGCCCCGTCGGAGCCCTCGATGAATGGCATGGGTGCCAGTCTGGCCTCAGCTGTCAGACGCGGCCATCAGTCAAACGACCATCGCGACACGCGGGCCCTCGTCCGCATACCCCTAGTCAATTGACGGATACCGGGGAGCCGGGCCGAGAACGCAGGCTGGTGACAACGACGACAGCAGGGAGACACCACATGACGGAAGCCTCCACCGCGGTGGGCGCTGCGCACGCCGCCAACCTGGACATCGAGGTCGACGGTGAACGGTTCGCCTACCGGCGCTTCGGTGGTCCTTCGGCCACGGTGCCGCCACTGGTGCTGCTTCAGCATTTTCGCGGCAATCTCGATTACTGGGACCCAGCATTCCTGGACGTGCTCGCGGCCGACCGTGAGGTGATCACCGTCGACCTGCGCGGCGTCGGAGGCTCCACTGGCACCACACCCGACAACATCGCGGACATGGCGCGCGACGCCCTCCGGTTCATCGACGCGCTCGGCCTGAAATCCGTTGATCTGCTCGGTTTTTCGCTCGGCGGTCACATTGCCCAGGAGATCGCGCTGGTGCGTCCGCGATTGCCGCGCCGGCTGGTGCTCGCCGGCACGGCGCCGCAGGGTGCTCCCGATCTGCACAGGTGGTCCGAGGACGTCTACGCCTACGCCTGTGCCGACGAGATCACCGCCGAAGGATTCATCGCGCTCTTCTTTTCCGGCTCCGAGAAGAGCGTCCAACGCGGTTGGGAGTACCTGGCGCGCACCCACGCTCGAGACACCGACCGTGACGCCGAAACCACTCTGGCCTGTCGTGACGCGCAGTACCAGGCGCTGATGACTTGGGGCATACCGGAATCGTCGAAGCTGGAACGGCTTTCGGCCATCACGCAACCGACGCTTGTCGCCAACGGCGACAACGACACCATGATGTCGACCAAGAACAGTTACTTGTTGGCCGAGAGGATCCGTGGCGCCCAACTTCGCGTCTATCCCGATGCAGACCACGGATTCCTCGACCAGTATCCGGTCGAGTTCGGCCAGCACGTCCGCCAATTCCTCGGCCGCTAAGGAGAATTCATGACCGACCTGCTCACCTCTGTGCTGAATGCCTACGGCGGCGTCGACCGCTGGCGCGAACTGTCATCGGTCACCGCGCGCAAACGGTTCGGCGGCGCCATCTGGGACATCAAGGCCGTACCCGGCATCGTCGACGACGGTGAGATCACGGTTTGGATCAAAGACCAACGCACCTCGCTGTCGCCTTTCACCGCGCCCGATTTGAAGACCGCCTACACGCCGCAACGGGTCGGTATCGAGACAACAGCCGGGGACATCGTCGAGATGCTCGACGATCCCAGAGC from Mycolicibacterium phocaicum includes the following:
- a CDS encoding winged helix-turn-helix transcriptional regulator, whose amino-acid sequence is MRTDPWSDDACPIARTMAVLGQRWAILIVREALLGRSRFSEFREQLGVASDVLSARLAELVAAGILEVEDYREPGERTRSRYVLTDAGHDLVTVLAAMGQWGRKHRVTNKRSGYRFIEKSTGEHALVVFRRHDGIAVPTRDVTLIDSLNSE
- a CDS encoding alpha/beta fold hydrolase, translated to MTEASTAVGAAHAANLDIEVDGERFAYRRFGGPSATVPPLVLLQHFRGNLDYWDPAFLDVLAADREVITVDLRGVGGSTGTTPDNIADMARDALRFIDALGLKSVDLLGFSLGGHIAQEIALVRPRLPRRLVLAGTAPQGAPDLHRWSEDVYAYACADEITAEGFIALFFSGSEKSVQRGWEYLARTHARDTDRDAETTLACRDAQYQALMTWGIPESSKLERLSAITQPTLVANGDNDTMMSTKNSYLLAERIRGAQLRVYPDADHGFLDQYPVEFGQHVRQFLGR
- a CDS encoding alpha/beta fold hydrolase, coding for MPFIEGSDGAQLYYKDWGAGPAVVFSHGWPLSADAWDVELKLLADNGFRAIAHDRRGHGRSEQTWSGNDMDTYAADLAALINGLRLSDVVVVGHSTGGGEVVRYAARHGAGRVRKVITVGAVPPVMVASAENPEGTPLSVFDDIRARVLDNRSGYWRELAVAFYGFNRDGATVSQGLIDHFWLQGMQAGLASAYDCVKAFSETDLTADLRALEAPILIAHGDDDQIVPIHDAASKSIELVRYGTLRVYPGAPHGIHGDYQQQLNRDLLDFIRS